GGCTCCCCCCGGCGTTCAAGGACGAGGGCATCCGTGCCGCGATCGCCCTTCGCGCGGCGCTGCCGCGCCTCGGCATCCTGGTGCTCAGTCAGTACGTCGAGGGCGTCTATGCGCGCGAGCTGCTGGCGGGCGGCGAAGGCGGCATCGGCTATCTGCTCAAGGACCGCGTGACCTCGCTCGACGAGTTCACCGATGCCGTGGAACGCGTCTACGACGGCGGGACGGTGCTCGACCCGCTCGTCGTGCGCGGGCTGCTCGCGGCACGTCCCGACCCGCTGTCGAGGCTCACTCCGCGGGAGCGGGATGTGCTCGAACTCATGGCCGAGGGGCGGAGCAACTCCGCGATCGCGGAGCGCCTCTTCATCGGCGTCGGAGCGGTCGAGAAGAACATCAGCTCGATCTTCCTCAAGCTCGGCCTCGAGGACTCGGCGACCGAGCACCGACGGGTGCTCGCCGTGCTCGCCTTCCTGCAGCACTGAATGCGCAGTCGACGAAGCCCCCGGATCTCTCCGGGGGCTTCGTCGTGCTGACGGCGCCTATTCGGCCAGGTGAGCGAAGAGGAACCAGCGGTCCTTCTCGATGCTCTCCTTGATGCCGATCGCGATGTCCTGGCTCGTGAGGTCGATCTCGTCGAGACCGTCGATGGCGGCCTGCACGTCGGCGATCACGACATCCATGTCCGAGATGACGGCACGGATCGTGTCCTCCCACTGCGAGAAGCCGGCCGAGAGCGTTGTCGGGCGGGTCTTCTCGGCGACGGTTCCGAGACGCGCGTCGATGGGAAGGCCGAGGGCGACGATGCGCTCCGCGGCCTGGTCAGCACCGTCCTGCGCGTGCACGACGATCGTGTCGAGGAGCTCGTGGATGGCGATGAAGTTGGCACCGCGGACATTCCAGTGCGCCTGCTTGCCGTTGACGGCGAGGGCCTGAAGCCCGAGGGCGATCGGGGTGAGGAACTGGGCCGATCCGGCTGCGACCTCGGGGTCGGCAGCCGTGGCTGGGGTGGTCTGGATCTTGGTCATATCGCA
This genomic interval from Microbacterium sp. 4R-513 contains the following:
- a CDS encoding response regulator transcription factor — protein: MTRPLRVVLVEDSVLLREGLVRLFDEAGYVPAGAWGDVDDVVDRVRDASADVAVLDVRLPPAFKDEGIRAAIALRAALPRLGILVLSQYVEGVYARELLAGGEGGIGYLLKDRVTSLDEFTDAVERVYDGGTVLDPLVVRGLLAARPDPLSRLTPRERDVLELMAEGRSNSAIAERLFIGVGAVEKNISSIFLKLGLEDSATEHRRVLAVLAFLQH
- a CDS encoding DNA starvation/stationary phase protection protein gives rise to the protein MTKIQTTPATAADPEVAAGSAQFLTPIALGLQALAVNGKQAHWNVRGANFIAIHELLDTIVVHAQDGADQAAERIVALGLPIDARLGTVAEKTRPTTLSAGFSQWEDTIRAVISDMDVVIADVQAAIDGLDEIDLTSQDIAIGIKESIEKDRWFLFAHLAE